One segment of Brassica napus cultivar Da-Ae chromosome C3, Da-Ae, whole genome shotgun sequence DNA contains the following:
- the LOC125583288 gene encoding uncharacterized protein LOC125583288, which translates to MSEFDCLKMKDNDSIDDFVGKISEISSKSAALGETMEEPKLVKKFLKSLPRKKYIHIVASLEQILDLNTTNFEDIIGRLKAYEERISEEEEDRQDDQSKLMYANMETQSNPNYHGEYRGRGRGGRYNSRGRGRGRSYWENRESSKAYWENRDASRLTCYRCDKVGHFAATCPDRLLKLQETQETKEEETEAANALMMHEIVYLNERNVRPKEFESSSDGDRVWYLDNGASNHMTGNMSYFKSIDETITGKVRFGDDSRIDIRGKESILFLTQTGEKKLLSDVYFIPNLQSNIISLGQATEAGCDVRMKGDRLTLHDKDGYLIVQATRSRNRLYKVSMEINNV; encoded by the coding sequence ATGTCCGAGTTTGATTGCCTCAAGATGAAAGACAATGATAGTATAGATGATTTTGTTGGGAAGATATCTGAGATTTCGTCTAAATCAGCCGCTTTAGGAGAAACTATGGAAGAACCAAAGTTGGTGAAGAAGTTTCTCAAGAGTCTACCGAGAAAGAAATACATTCATATAGTTGCTTCTCTTGAACAAATTCTGGACCTGAATACAACTAACTTTGAAGATATCATTGGACGCTTAAAAGCTTATGAAGAACGCATaagcgaagaagaagaggatcgCCAAGATGATCAAAGCAAGTTGATGTATGCCAACATGGAGACACAATCAAATCCCAACTATCATGGCGAGTACAGAGGAAGAGGCCGAGGAGGAAGGTATAATAGTCGAGGAAGAGGGCGTGGTAGGTCTTACTGGGAAAACCGAGAGTCCTCTAAAGCGTATTGGGAGAACCGTGATGCGTCTAGACTTACTTGCTATAGGTGTGACAAAGTGGGTCACTTTGCGGCAACCTGTCCCGACAGGCTCCTTAAGCTGCAAGAAACGCAAgagactaaagaagaagaaacagaagcGGCGAATGCATTGATGATGCACGAGATCGTGTATCTCAACGAGAGAAACGTGCGACCAAAGGAGTTTGAGTCGAGCTCAGATGGAGACAGAGTATGGTATTTGGACAATGGTGCGAGTAACCATATGACAGGAAATATGAGTTATTTCAAGTCCATTGATGAGACAATTACCGGGAAGGTAAGGTTCGGAGATGATTCGCGAATCGATATTAGAGGTAAAGAATCTATTCTGTTCCTGACCCAAACAGGCGAGAAGAAACTTCTATCTGATGTGTATTTTATCCCAAACCTACAAAGCAACATCATTAGTCTTGGACAAGCCACTGAAGCTGGTTGTGATGTAAGAATGAAAGGTGATCGTCTGACATTGCATGATAAAGATGGATATCTTATTGTGCAAGCAACCAGATCACGCAACCGGTTGTATAAAGTCTCGATGGAGATAAATAATGTCTAG